One stretch of Pigmentiphaga aceris DNA includes these proteins:
- a CDS encoding ABC transporter permease gives MSQATVTATPDVAKVAGVETPWQRFKSDFLASKIAIFGLILMILVLGAAILAPWIAPQNPYDIGNLDIFDSKLPPLSKSADGSMTYWLGTDGQARDLLSAILYGMRTSMMVSIVSVAAALVLGTLVGLVAAYFGGWVDALLMRIADIQLSFPSILVALVLLAVLGKGVDKVIIALIIVQWAYFARAARSAALVERTKEYVEAARCMSLGSARVLLRHMLPNCLPPLIVIATIDLAHAIALEATLSFLGVGVPVTEPSLGMLISNGFEFLMGGSYWISFFPGIALALAIIAINLVGDHLRDILNPYNAH, from the coding sequence ATGAGCCAAGCCACTGTTACTGCTACGCCTGATGTGGCAAAGGTCGCTGGCGTCGAAACCCCGTGGCAACGTTTCAAAAGCGATTTCCTGGCCAGCAAGATTGCCATCTTCGGTCTGATCCTGATGATCCTGGTGCTGGGGGCCGCCATCCTGGCACCCTGGATCGCCCCGCAGAATCCGTACGACATCGGCAACCTGGACATCTTCGATTCCAAGCTGCCCCCGCTCAGCAAGAGCGCCGACGGCAGCATGACCTACTGGCTGGGTACCGACGGCCAGGCGCGTGACCTGCTCAGCGCCATCCTGTATGGCATGCGTACCAGCATGATGGTCAGCATCGTGTCGGTGGCCGCTGCATTGGTCCTCGGCACTCTGGTTGGCTTGGTTGCCGCCTACTTCGGCGGCTGGGTCGATGCCCTGCTGATGCGCATTGCCGACATCCAGCTGTCCTTCCCCTCGATCCTGGTGGCCCTGGTGCTGCTGGCCGTGCTGGGCAAGGGCGTGGACAAAGTGATCATCGCGCTGATCATCGTGCAGTGGGCGTACTTTGCCCGTGCCGCACGAAGCGCGGCGCTGGTCGAACGCACCAAGGAATACGTGGAAGCCGCGCGCTGCATGTCGCTGGGTTCGGCTCGCGTGCTGCTGCGTCACATGCTGCCGAACTGTCTGCCGCCGCTGATCGTGATCGCCACCATCGACCTGGCACACGCCATCGCGTTGGAAGCCACGCTGTCGTTCCTGGGCGTTGGTGTCCCGGTGACCGAACCGTCGCTGGGCATGCTGATCTCGAACGGCTTTGAATTCCTGATGGGCGGCAGCTACTGGATCTCGTTCTTCCCCGGTATTGCGCTGGCCCTGGCGATCATCGCGATCAACCTGGTGGGCGACCACTTGCGCGACATCCTCAACCCCTACAACGCTCACTAA
- a CDS encoding ABC transporter ATP-binding protein produces MATENTRAAAGAPVLDVEGLQTHFFTRGGVVKAVDGLDLKVGAGEILGLVGESGSGKSITGFSIIGLIDEPGRIVGGKINFMGENLVGASEKRLQQLRGKDIAMIFQDPMMTLNPVLRVDTQMIEAIQAHEKVSTQAARARARDALATVGIPAPDERLTTYPHQLSGGMRQRVAIAIALLNRPKLIIADEPTTALDVTIQAQILYEVQKLCRETGTALIWITHDLAVVSGLADRISVMYAGRVVESGSTANVIQRPGHPYTEGLIHSIPTRETHGSLLAQIPGMTPSLLNLPKGCSFRPRCPRATDACLEVPPVVEVSPGQFSRCWHATVAEPAL; encoded by the coding sequence ATGGCAACAGAAAACACACGCGCCGCCGCTGGTGCGCCGGTACTGGACGTCGAAGGCCTCCAGACCCACTTCTTTACCCGTGGCGGTGTCGTCAAGGCCGTCGACGGGCTGGACCTGAAGGTCGGCGCAGGCGAAATCCTGGGCCTGGTCGGTGAATCAGGCTCGGGCAAGAGCATTACCGGTTTCTCGATCATCGGCTTGATCGACGAACCGGGCCGCATCGTCGGCGGCAAGATCAACTTCATGGGCGAGAACCTGGTCGGTGCAAGCGAGAAACGCTTGCAGCAGCTTCGCGGCAAAGACATCGCGATGATCTTCCAGGACCCGATGATGACGCTCAACCCGGTGTTGCGCGTCGACACGCAGATGATCGAGGCCATCCAGGCCCACGAGAAGGTCAGCACCCAGGCCGCCCGTGCGCGAGCCCGCGATGCGCTGGCGACCGTAGGCATCCCGGCTCCCGATGAACGCCTGACGACCTACCCGCACCAATTGTCGGGCGGCATGCGTCAGCGTGTGGCGATTGCCATTGCGCTGCTCAATCGCCCGAAGTTGATCATTGCCGACGAGCCGACCACCGCGCTGGATGTGACCATCCAGGCGCAGATCCTGTACGAAGTGCAGAAGCTGTGCCGCGAAACCGGTACCGCCCTGATCTGGATCACCCACGATCTGGCCGTGGTGTCGGGTCTGGCCGATCGCATTTCGGTGATGTATGCCGGACGCGTGGTGGAAAGCGGGTCGACCGCCAACGTCATCCAGCGCCCCGGTCATCCGTACACCGAAGGCCTGATCCATTCGATTCCGACGCGTGAGACGCATGGCAGTCTGCTGGCGCAGATTCCCGGCATGACACCGTCCCTGCTCAATCTGCCGAAAGGCTGCTCGTTCCGGCCCCGCTGCCCGCGCGCAACGGATGCCTGTCTGGAAGTGCCACCTGTGGTCGAGGTGAGCCCCGGTCAGTTCTCGCGCTGCTGGCACGCCACTGTTGCGGAGCCCGCGCTGTGA
- a CDS encoding alpha/beta hydrolase, protein MPSTLLLRVSLATALTAISVAASAQSQPAANPARPGMQAVGDTVADRPSTVYRFETHKLDSVDGKRHYRIQIAVPQTPAPAGGNPVLYMLDGNAALEALTDADLQALGKAAVTPVLVAVGYDVATRVNVTSRAYDYTPPSSGNGASAPNPVVRGREGGGADIFLDFIRTQVKPLVRRQAAIDPAREYLWGHSYGGLFTLHVLFTQPDAFARYIVGDPSAWWNDGVLVDEWKRFDATRAAGKRVAVLVGTKPRDPARPMPATLASNTQAVPRSAAGDMAEGLRAGGAHASYEVFPQFGHGEMLRASLERALEIAAKP, encoded by the coding sequence ATGCCATCGACGCTTCTGCTCCGTGTTTCGCTCGCCACCGCACTGACCGCCATCAGCGTTGCCGCCAGCGCACAATCCCAGCCCGCAGCCAATCCCGCACGGCCAGGCATGCAAGCGGTGGGCGACACCGTGGCCGATCGACCTTCTACGGTCTACCGCTTCGAGACGCATAAGCTTGATTCGGTGGATGGCAAGCGCCACTACCGCATCCAGATCGCCGTGCCCCAGACACCGGCACCCGCAGGCGGCAACCCGGTGCTGTACATGCTCGATGGCAATGCCGCGCTGGAAGCACTGACCGACGCCGACCTGCAGGCCTTGGGCAAAGCGGCGGTAACGCCGGTACTGGTGGCAGTGGGCTACGACGTGGCTACTCGCGTAAATGTGACTTCACGCGCGTATGACTACACCCCGCCGAGCAGCGGAAACGGAGCCTCGGCACCCAACCCGGTCGTGCGAGGCCGTGAGGGCGGCGGTGCCGACATCTTCCTGGACTTCATCCGCACGCAGGTGAAACCGCTGGTGCGCAGGCAGGCCGCCATCGACCCGGCGCGTGAGTATCTGTGGGGCCATTCTTATGGTGGCCTGTTCACGCTGCATGTGTTGTTCACTCAGCCGGATGCGTTCGCCCGCTATATCGTGGGCGATCCGTCGGCATGGTGGAACGATGGGGTGCTGGTAGACGAGTGGAAGCGCTTCGATGCCACGCGGGCGGCCGGCAAACGGGTGGCGGTGCTGGTAGGCACCAAGCCGCGCGATCCGGCACGGCCCATGCCGGCGACACTTGCGAGCAACACGCAGGCAGTTCCGCGCAGTGCCGCCGGCGACATGGCCGAGGGGCTGCGCGCGGGCGGTGCGCATGCAAGCTATGAAGTGTTCCCCCAGTTCGGCCACGGCGAGATGCTACGGGCCTCGCTTGAACGCGCGCTGGAAATCGCGGCCAAGCCTTGA
- a CDS encoding LysR family transcriptional regulator, translating to MRHLRLLLTLDDCESIKAAAERLNVTQAAVSKACTELEHMLGQTLFERQRNQLRPTPIGVRMIAGARRILSDVGALGEELVLLSQGAVGTVRIGMQTISAQAFIAEVNTSFKAMYPHLTLRFGRNVLEGLFDDLRQNRIDLLFGRLTGDALDPIFANAPILFEPTMLVASVGHELLKVDRPDWTELVRHAWIVPQAGTPMRDYFYRFLAGRGLAPPANRIETDDALSMVSLLRAGKYLALAPRGIAKSWMDTSLVRVVNVDVPRVAGPIGMVWRADQVLPPSVALYRDHILQNIVTAE from the coding sequence ATGCGACACCTTCGCCTGCTGCTGACCCTCGACGATTGCGAAAGCATCAAGGCAGCGGCCGAACGCCTGAACGTGACGCAGGCTGCCGTCTCGAAGGCCTGTACCGAGCTGGAACACATGCTCGGGCAGACCTTGTTCGAGCGCCAGCGCAATCAGCTGCGGCCCACGCCGATCGGTGTGCGCATGATCGCGGGTGCGCGGCGCATTCTGTCTGACGTGGGCGCGCTGGGTGAAGAACTGGTGCTGCTCAGTCAAGGCGCAGTCGGCACCGTGCGCATTGGCATGCAGACGATCTCCGCGCAGGCCTTCATCGCCGAGGTGAATACCTCGTTCAAGGCCATGTACCCGCATCTGACGCTGCGTTTCGGGCGCAACGTACTCGAAGGCTTGTTCGACGATCTTCGGCAAAACCGCATCGATCTGTTATTTGGTCGATTGACCGGCGATGCGCTCGACCCGATATTTGCCAATGCCCCCATTTTGTTCGAGCCGACCATGCTGGTTGCATCGGTCGGGCACGAATTATTGAAAGTCGACCGCCCGGATTGGACGGAATTGGTCCGACATGCGTGGATCGTGCCGCAGGCCGGCACACCGATGCGCGATTATTTCTATCGCTTTCTGGCTGGACGCGGATTGGCACCGCCTGCGAATCGAATAGAAACTGATGACGCTTTATCGATGGTGTCTTTGCTGCGTGCGGGTAAATACCTAGCGCTGGCTCCGCGTGGTATTGCCAAAAGCTGGATGGATACGTCTTTGGTGCGTGTCGTAAACGTTGATGTACCGCGCGTAGCCGGTCCTATCGGCATGGTCTGGCGGGCCGATCAGGTATTACCGCCCTCGGTCGCCTTATATAGAGATCACATTCTGCAGAATATCGTGACTGCAGAGTAA
- a CDS encoding ABC transporter permease — protein MLAFIIRRLLQAILVMVVMSALVFIGIYLVGDPISMLASPDATELDRAAIRQSLGLDLPLWQQYMVFVSQAVQLDFGKSFLANQPAMQLILERMPATLELAFVSMSIAVLVGVPLGIIAGLRPKAVASRGIMTGSILGFSLPNFWVGLMLIMVFAVFLGWFPSGGRGDTVAVGPVQLSLFTLDGWKHLLLPALTIALAKGALIIRVTRAATRESLPMDYIKFARAKGLSWGRILRVHLLKNILIPIVTISGLEFGQVVAFAVVTETVFAWPGMGKLLLDSIITLDRPVVVAYLLLVVFFLVMLNLVVDILYSVLDPRVRLQGGRS, from the coding sequence ATGCTTGCTTTCATTATTCGCCGCCTGCTTCAGGCCATCCTGGTGATGGTCGTGATGTCGGCGCTGGTGTTCATCGGGATCTACCTGGTGGGCGACCCGATTTCCATGCTCGCGAGTCCCGATGCCACTGAGCTCGATCGCGCCGCGATCCGCCAGTCGCTGGGACTTGATCTGCCCCTGTGGCAGCAATATATGGTGTTCGTCAGCCAGGCCGTCCAACTGGACTTCGGCAAAAGTTTCCTGGCCAATCAGCCTGCCATGCAGCTGATCCTGGAACGCATGCCCGCCACGCTGGAACTGGCGTTTGTGTCCATGTCGATCGCCGTCCTGGTCGGTGTGCCGCTGGGCATCATCGCCGGCCTGCGCCCCAAGGCTGTCGCATCGCGCGGCATCATGACCGGTTCGATCCTGGGTTTCTCGCTGCCCAACTTCTGGGTCGGCCTGATGCTCATCATGGTCTTCGCCGTGTTCCTTGGCTGGTTCCCGTCGGGCGGCCGTGGTGACACCGTTGCCGTCGGCCCGGTTCAGCTCAGCCTGTTCACGCTCGATGGCTGGAAGCATCTGCTGCTGCCCGCCCTGACCATCGCGTTGGCCAAGGGTGCACTGATCATCCGCGTGACGCGTGCCGCTACCCGCGAATCGCTGCCGATGGACTACATCAAATTCGCGCGCGCCAAAGGTCTGTCCTGGGGCCGCATCCTGCGGGTCCACCTGCTGAAGAACATCCTGATCCCGATCGTCACGATCAGCGGTCTGGAATTCGGTCAGGTCGTGGCGTTTGCCGTGGTCACTGAAACCGTGTTCGCCTGGCCCGGCATGGGCAAGCTGCTGCTGGATTCGATCATCACGCTTGATCGTCCGGTGGTTGTGGCCTACCTGCTGCTGGTGGTGTTCTTCCTGGTCATGCTCAATCTTGTTGTCGACATTCTGTATTCGGTGCTCGACCCGCGTGTACGTCTTCAAGGGGGCCGCTCATGA
- a CDS encoding ABC transporter substrate-binding protein yields the protein MQTKLVRIWSYGLIVAAFSGLTAGTAVARDLVVALKTEPSSLDPQYHALTPNNQIAQTLFEGLVKSSPDIVPEPALAESWTNEGSTWTFKLRKGVKFSDGSPFTADDVVFTYARAAKVPNSPSPFTIYLNGIEKVEAVDPLTVKITTKGPNPLLVTNLGNVPILSSKAAAGPAAEGKTTAELNSGNGLVGTGPYKFVSWQRGAELVFERNPHYWGTKPAWDKVTYRPLSSAAARVAALLSGGVDLIEDPPTDDLANLKKNDALNVIEKASARVIYVALDQHGEKTPGVIGTAKNPLLDKRVREALSLAIDRPALVERIMGGVAKPAAQLLPYPMLGASPKLQEAPKADIEKAKALLKEAGYGSGFAIQLGAPNGRYINDSRVAQTIASMWSRIGVKTSVEAAAPPVFFKNRDSYAYSAYLAGWGTATGEMSNTLNSLLVTPNPALGIGTTNRSRYSNPAMDKLVADSATIMDDKARGAKLAEASEIAMADYAMLPIHFEMSVWAMKKDLTYKGRADQMTLVQDVTAK from the coding sequence ATGCAAACCAAGTTGGTGCGTATTTGGTCTTATGGCCTGATCGTCGCTGCATTTTCTGGTCTGACGGCCGGTACGGCTGTGGCGCGTGACCTCGTTGTCGCGCTGAAAACCGAGCCCAGTTCGCTCGATCCGCAGTACCACGCGTTGACGCCGAACAACCAGATCGCGCAGACCCTGTTCGAAGGTCTGGTCAAGAGCAGTCCGGACATCGTCCCGGAACCGGCACTGGCCGAATCCTGGACCAACGAAGGCAGCACCTGGACCTTCAAGCTGCGCAAAGGCGTGAAGTTCTCGGACGGCTCGCCGTTCACCGCCGATGACGTGGTCTTTACCTACGCACGCGCTGCCAAAGTGCCGAACAGCCCGTCGCCCTTCACGATCTACCTGAACGGTATCGAGAAGGTCGAGGCAGTCGATCCGCTCACCGTCAAGATCACCACCAAGGGCCCGAACCCGCTGCTGGTTACCAACCTCGGCAACGTGCCGATCCTGTCGTCCAAAGCCGCAGCTGGCCCGGCCGCTGAAGGAAAGACCACCGCCGAACTGAATTCCGGCAATGGTCTGGTCGGTACCGGCCCGTACAAGTTCGTGTCGTGGCAACGTGGTGCCGAACTGGTGTTCGAGCGCAACCCGCACTACTGGGGCACCAAGCCGGCCTGGGACAAGGTCACCTACCGTCCGCTCAGCAGCGCCGCCGCCCGCGTGGCCGCCCTGTTGTCCGGTGGTGTCGATCTGATCGAAGATCCCCCGACCGATGACCTGGCCAACCTGAAGAAGAACGATGCGCTGAACGTCATCGAAAAGGCCTCGGCTCGCGTGATCTACGTGGCGCTGGACCAGCACGGCGAAAAAACGCCGGGCGTGATCGGCACTGCCAAGAACCCGCTGCTGGACAAGCGTGTGCGTGAAGCGCTGTCGCTGGCCATCGACCGTCCGGCCCTGGTCGAACGCATCATGGGTGGCGTGGCCAAGCCGGCTGCTCAGTTGCTGCCGTATCCGATGCTGGGTGCAAGCCCCAAGCTGCAGGAAGCGCCGAAGGCTGACATCGAAAAGGCCAAGGCCTTGTTGAAGGAAGCTGGCTACGGCAGCGGCTTCGCCATTCAGCTGGGTGCACCGAACGGTCGCTACATCAACGACAGCCGCGTGGCGCAAACCATTGCGTCGATGTGGAGCCGCATTGGCGTGAAGACCAGCGTCGAAGCTGCTGCACCGCCGGTGTTCTTCAAGAACCGCGATTCGTATGCATACAGCGCCTATCTGGCAGGCTGGGGCACCGCAACCGGCGAAATGTCGAACACGCTGAACTCCTTGCTGGTCACGCCGAACCCGGCCCTGGGCATCGGAACGACCAACCGCAGCCGTTACTCCAATCCTGCCATGGACAAGCTGGTTGCCGATTCGGCCACCATCATGGATGACAAGGCTCGCGGTGCAAAGCTGGCAGAAGCCAGCGAGATCGCCATGGCTGACTACGCCATGCTGCCGATCCACTTCGAAATGTCCGTCTGGGCAATGAAGAAAGACCTGACCTACAAGGGTCGTGCGGACCAGATGACCCTGGTCCAGGACGTCACCGCCAAGTAA
- a CDS encoding N-formylglutamate amidohydrolase yields MSSPSTAVTAAVSASVPGAFAPYTLTLPQGEALPLIGDSPHSGTTYPSDFRFAADFMDVRSGEDTYVHELWSQLPAHGGTLLAAEFPRSYIDPNREIDDIDQSMLDAPWPGPVNAGEKTRLGIGLIWRDSNKKAIYDRKLTPAEVQSRIERFHVPYHLALNAQIEAAYQKFGAVWHLNLHSMPGNSYESLQIKSDKPLADFVLGDRDGTTCSPEFLDVVATALRKCGYSVAINDPFKGVALIGRIGRPLENRHSMQIEVQRYLYMSEKNFERNDHFVKLQADLVEVTKTVASYIQEKIA; encoded by the coding sequence ATGTCCAGCCCGTCTACTGCGGTAACCGCCGCTGTCTCCGCCTCTGTCCCTGGGGCCTTTGCGCCCTACACCCTGACCCTGCCGCAAGGTGAAGCGCTTCCGCTGATCGGCGACTCGCCGCACAGTGGCACCACCTACCCGAGCGACTTCCGTTTTGCCGCCGATTTCATGGACGTGCGCTCGGGTGAGGACACCTACGTGCACGAGTTGTGGTCGCAGCTGCCGGCACATGGCGGCACGCTGCTGGCAGCGGAATTCCCGCGCAGCTACATCGACCCGAATCGTGAAATCGATGACATCGACCAATCGATGCTCGACGCGCCGTGGCCGGGTCCGGTCAACGCAGGCGAGAAAACCCGTCTGGGCATCGGCCTGATCTGGCGCGATTCGAACAAGAAAGCCATCTACGACCGCAAGCTCACGCCTGCCGAAGTGCAGTCGCGTATCGAGCGCTTCCATGTGCCGTATCACCTGGCACTGAATGCGCAGATCGAAGCGGCGTATCAGAAGTTCGGTGCGGTCTGGCATCTGAATCTGCATTCGATGCCGGGCAACTCCTACGAGTCGCTGCAGATCAAGTCGGACAAGCCTTTGGCTGACTTTGTCCTGGGTGACCGTGACGGCACGACCTGCTCGCCGGAGTTCCTCGACGTGGTGGCCACGGCACTGCGCAAGTGCGGCTACAGCGTTGCCATCAACGACCCCTTCAAGGGCGTGGCGCTGATCGGTCGCATTGGCCGTCCGCTGGAAAATCGGCATAGCATGCAGATCGAAGTACAGCGCTACCTGTACATGAGTGAAAAGAATTTCGAGCGGAATGACCACTTCGTCAAACTTCAGGCCGACCTGGTTGAAGTTACGAAAACGGTCGCCAGCTATATCCAGGAGAAAATTGCATGA
- a CDS encoding M20 aminoacylase family protein, which yields MKTIDEIERAHPALTAIRRDFHAHPEIAFEEVRTSARVAELLTEWGIEVTRGLGKTGLVGVLRGTGGTSTRSIGLRADMDALPMPEHNRFDHASQNPGRMHGCGHDGHTTMLLAAAQYLSAHRDFDGIVNFIFQPAEEGGNAGARAMMQDGLFERFPCDEVYGIHNWPGMPTGHFGFLVGPSMASSNRFEIKVHGVGAHAATPENGVDPVFIAAEMVGSLQSLITRNKPAGSTAVLSITQIHAGDAYNVIPAEAIIRGTVRTFHTETLDMVEENMRRIVTMLPQAYGATGELNFIRAYPCLVNHEEQTKFAADVAEAMVGPGMVTRSLKPITGSEDFSFFLEKVPGSYLFLGNGGGEHRAYEAYEGMGPCELHNPNYDFNDALLPIGGSYWVKLVQAFFAKA from the coding sequence ATGAAGACGATCGACGAAATCGAACGCGCCCATCCGGCGCTGACCGCCATCCGACGTGACTTCCACGCGCACCCGGAAATTGCCTTTGAAGAAGTCCGCACGTCGGCCCGCGTGGCAGAACTGCTGACCGAGTGGGGCATTGAAGTTACCCGTGGCCTGGGCAAGACCGGCCTGGTGGGTGTGTTGCGCGGAACCGGTGGCACGAGCACCCGTTCGATCGGCCTGCGCGCCGACATGGACGCACTGCCCATGCCCGAGCACAACCGCTTCGACCACGCCTCGCAGAACCCCGGCCGCATGCACGGCTGTGGCCATGACGGCCACACCACCATGTTGCTGGCCGCCGCGCAGTACCTGTCGGCACACCGTGACTTCGACGGCATCGTCAACTTCATCTTCCAGCCCGCGGAAGAAGGCGGCAACGCTGGCGCGCGCGCAATGATGCAAGACGGCCTGTTCGAGCGTTTCCCGTGCGACGAGGTCTATGGCATTCACAACTGGCCCGGCATGCCCACCGGTCACTTCGGCTTCCTGGTCGGCCCGTCGATGGCGTCCAGCAACCGCTTCGAGATCAAGGTGCACGGCGTCGGCGCGCACGCTGCCACCCCGGAAAACGGTGTTGACCCGGTCTTCATCGCAGCCGAGATGGTCGGTTCGCTGCAATCGCTGATCACCCGCAACAAGCCGGCCGGTTCGACCGCCGTGTTGTCGATCACGCAGATTCACGCAGGCGACGCCTATAACGTGATCCCGGCCGAGGCCATCATCCGTGGCACGGTGCGTACCTTCCACACGGAAACCCTCGACATGGTCGAGGAAAACATGCGCCGCATCGTGACGATGCTGCCGCAGGCTTATGGTGCCACCGGTGAACTGAACTTCATCCGCGCCTACCCGTGCCTGGTGAACCACGAGGAGCAGACCAAGTTCGCGGCCGATGTGGCTGAAGCCATGGTCGGCCCGGGCATGGTCACGCGTTCGTTGAAGCCCATCACCGGTTCGGAAGACTTCTCGTTCTTCCTGGAAAAGGTGCCGGGTTCGTACCTGTTCCTGGGTAACGGCGGCGGTGAGCATCGCGCCTACGAAGCCTACGAAGGCATGGGTCCGTGCGAGCTGCACAACCCCAACTACGACTTCAACGATGCGCTGCTGCCGATTGGCGGAAGCTATTGGGTGAAGCTCGTGCAGGCCTTCTTCGCGAAGGCTTGA
- a CDS encoding ABC transporter ATP-binding protein, producing the protein MNTSAVNTSAINAADASAPTATPILSLRGIRKQFAQSPDLAARIAGMLGAATPPSVVKAVDGVDLDILPGEVVGVVGESGCGKSTLGRMIAGINPPSAGDIHYRGKSVAAMDNKTRRSFELDVQMIFQNPMASLNPRMRVEDIIGEAPVVHGLIKRGEQKEYVAGLLRQVGLDPAYAQRYPHQFSGGQRQRIGIARALALKPKVIVCDEAVAALDVSIQAQVLNLFTELRKTYDLTYVFISHNLGVVGHISDRVVIMYLGRVVEVANTDTVFNRPNHPYTQALLGELPSLDATRREYQPIKGELPSPLAPPPGCTFHPRCPHVMPKCKTEAPSLKGIGIRHLSACHLNDLPPEQRPAPLNAH; encoded by the coding sequence GTGAATACATCCGCTGTGAATACCTCTGCCATCAACGCTGCCGATGCCTCGGCACCCACCGCTACCCCCATTCTGTCGTTGCGCGGCATCCGCAAGCAGTTCGCGCAATCGCCCGACCTGGCGGCACGCATCGCCGGCATGCTGGGCGCGGCTACACCGCCGTCGGTAGTGAAAGCGGTCGACGGTGTCGATCTCGACATCCTTCCCGGTGAAGTGGTTGGCGTCGTGGGCGAATCCGGCTGCGGCAAGTCCACGCTGGGCCGCATGATTGCGGGCATCAACCCGCCGTCGGCCGGTGACATCCACTATCGCGGCAAGTCGGTCGCCGCGATGGACAACAAGACCCGTCGATCTTTCGAACTCGACGTGCAGATGATCTTCCAGAACCCGATGGCGTCCTTGAATCCGCGCATGCGGGTGGAAGACATCATCGGCGAGGCACCGGTGGTGCATGGCCTGATCAAGCGCGGCGAGCAAAAGGAATACGTGGCTGGTCTGCTGCGCCAGGTGGGCCTGGACCCGGCCTACGCCCAGCGTTATCCGCACCAGTTCTCGGGCGGCCAGCGCCAGCGTATCGGCATTGCGCGCGCGCTTGCGCTCAAGCCCAAGGTCATCGTCTGCGACGAGGCGGTTGCCGCACTCGACGTGTCGATTCAGGCACAGGTGCTGAACCTGTTCACGGAACTGCGCAAGACCTACGACCTGACGTATGTGTTCATCAGCCACAACCTGGGGGTGGTTGGCCACATCTCCGATCGTGTGGTGATCATGTACCTGGGCCGCGTGGTCGAAGTGGCAAACACCGACACGGTGTTCAACCGCCCGAACCATCCGTATACGCAGGCTTTGCTGGGCGAGCTGCCGTCGCTGGATGCCACCCGTCGTGAGTACCAGCCGATCAAGGGCGAATTGCCCTCGCCGCTGGCTCCGCCGCCGGGTTGCACTTTCCATCCGCGCTGCCCGCACGTGATGCCCAAGTGCAAGACGGAAGCCCCGAGCTTGAAGGGCATCGGCATCCGTCACCTGAGTGCTTGCCACTTGAATGACCTGCCGCCCGAACAGCGCCCGGCACCGCTGAACGCACACTGA